The proteins below come from a single Cannabis sativa cultivar Pink pepper isolate KNU-18-1 chromosome 3, ASM2916894v1, whole genome shotgun sequence genomic window:
- the LOC133035863 gene encoding uncharacterized protein LOC133035863 yields MNEQEEDLELAPIDPEIERTFRQRRKEQKAKKRCNMADGFEVGGVHNEANPIALADDRARAIREYAAPMFNELNPGIVRPEIQAPHFELKPVMFQMLQTLQGVSEEALRLKLFPFSLRDRARAWLNTLPPDSVTNWNDLAEKFLRKYFPPTRNAKFRSEIMSFQQLEDETTSDAWERFKELLRKCPHHGIPHCIQLETFYNGLNAASRMVLDASANGAILSKSYNEAFEILERIASNNYQWSTNRAPTSRKVAGVLEVDALTALTAQMASMTNILKNMNMGGSVQPAAAIQRAEISCVYCGDGHTFENCPSNPASVCYVGNQNFNRNNNPYSNSYNPAWKHHPNFSWGGQGASSSGAQGQGKQSFPPGFSQQPRPQQPHQPQGSQPSSLESLMRDYMAKNDAVIQSQAASLRNLEVQLGQLANDLKNRSQGTLPSDTENPRRDGKEHCKAVTLRSGKIIESNVAATVKERALFNPKRGGNEEKTSNFTAEIPQELQSIRSHSVAEKPLQKPPLPFPQRFKKQQDDGQFRRFLDVLKQLHINIPLVEALEQMPTYVKFLKDILTKKRRLGEFETVALTEGCSAMLKSKIPPKLKDPGSFTIPISIGGRDVGRALCDLGATRPTTVTLQLADRSMAHPEGKIEDVLVQVDKFIFPVDFIILDYEEDREVPIILGRPFLATGRTLIDVEKGELTMRAQDEQATFKVFHPMRAPDAIGECLAIGDMNPNRVEESKFKNSKKATHGRLDSRCDGSFLVVRVYPDGVVELRDALSRRKFLVKGQGVKFGSGEVDRAKTSITLEEA; encoded by the exons AtgaacgagcaagaagaagaccttgaacttgctcctattgaccCCGAAATTGAACGCACTTTTAGACAAAGGAGGAAGGAACAAAAGGCTAAAAAACGCTGCAATATGGCCGATGGGTTTGAAGTTGGGGGTGTTCATAATGAAGCCAATCCTATTGCTTTGGCCGATGATAGAGCCCGAGCAATAAGAGAGTATGCAGCCCCTATGTTCAATGAGCTTAATCCGGGTATTGTGAGACCCGAAATCCAAGCACCTCACTTTGAGCTCAAGCCCGTcatgtttcaaatgctccaaacg cTACAAGGAGTAAGTGAAGAGGCTTTAAGATTGAAGTTGTTCCCATTTTCCTTGAGGGATCGGGCTAGAGCATGGCTTAATACTCTTCCTCCCGATTCGGTGACTAATTGGAATGACTTGGCTGAAAAATTTTTGAGAAAGTACTTTCCTCCAACAAGAAATGCAAAGTTTCGAAGCGAGATCATGTCCTTTCAACAATTGGAAGATGAGACTACTAGTGATGCATGGGAaagattcaaggagttgttgagGAAGTGCCCACACCATGGTATTCCCCATTGTATCCAACTTGAGACTTTTTACAATGGTCTCAATGCGGCTTCTAGGATGGTGTTGGACGCTTCGGCTAATGGAGCCATTCTTTCCAAGTCTTACAATGAAGCTTTTGAGATTTTGGAAAGGATAGCTAGCAACAACTATCAATGGTCAACTAATAGAGCTCCGACAAGTCGAAAAGTAGCGGGTGTCCTTGAAGTAGATGCTTTGACCGCTCTAACCGCTCAAATGGCCTCAATGACCAACATTTTGAAGAATATGAATATGGGAGGAAGTGTGCAACCAGCCGCTGCCATTCAAAGGGCAGAAATCTCTTGTGTGTATTGTGGTGATGGGCATACTTTTGAAAATTGCCCCTCAAATCCAGCTTCGGTGTGTTATGTGGGTAATCAAAACTTCAACCGCAACAACAATCCATACTCAAACTCCTACAATCCGGCATGGAAGCATCATCCAAACTTTTCATGGGGAGGTCAAGGGGCAAGTTCAAGTGGAGCACAAGGACAAGGAAAGCAATCATTCCCACCGGGTTTTTCTCAACAACCAAGACCTCAACAACCTCATCAACCTCAAGGCTCTCAACCTAGTTCTTTGGAGAGCTTAATGAGAGATTATATGGCCAAGAATGACGCTGTAATTCAAAGCCAAGCAGCATCTCTTCGGAATCTTGAAGTTCAATTGGGGCAATTGGCCAATGATTTGAAGAATAGATCACAAGGCACCTTGCCTAGTGACACCGAAAACCCAAGAAGAGATGGCAAAGAACATTGCAAAGCGGTAACCttgagaagtggaaaaataattgagtCAAATGTGGCTGCAACAGTGAAAGAAAGAGCCCTCTTCAATCCAAAAAGAGggggaaatgaagaaaaaaccaGCAACTTCACTGCCGAAATTCCCCAAGAGTTACAAAGCATCCGGTCGCATTCCGTCGCAGAAAAGCCTTTGCAAAAGCCACCTCTACCATTTCCTCAACGGTTCAAGAAGCAACAAGACGAtggtcaattccggagatttcttgatgttctaAAGCAGCTCCACATCAATATACCTTTAGTGGAAGCTTTGGAGCAAATGCCAACTTATGTGAAGTTTTTGAAGgatattttgacaaagaaaaggaGGCTTGGCGAGTTTGAAACGGTCGCTTTGACGGAGGGATGTAGTGCTatgttgaaaagtaaaattccaCCCAAATTGAAAGATCCGGGCAGCTTTACAATTCCTATTTCTATAGGGGGTCGAGATGTTGGAAGAGCtctttgtgacttgggagcta caaggccAACCACCGTCACTTTGCAATTAGCGGATCGTTCCATGGCTCATCCGGAAGGGAAAATTGAAGATGTGTTGGTACAAGTGGATAAGTTCATTTTTCCGGTCGATTTCATTATTCTTGACTATGAGGAAGATAGGGAAGTTCCAATCATTTTAGGGAGGCCCTTTCTTGCCACGGGAAGAACTTTGATAGATGTTGAAAAGGGAGAGCTTACCATGAGAGCTCAAGATGAGCAAGCCACATTCAAGGTCTTTCATCCTATGCGTGCTCCGGATGCAATAGGAGAATGCTTAGCAATTGGAGATATGAATCCTAACAGGGTTGAGGAGtccaaattcaaaaatagtAAGAAG GCTACTCATGGACGACTAGATTCAAGGTGTGATGGATCTTTCTTGGTGGTGAGAGTGTACCCCGATGGGGTGGTAGAACTACGTGATGCACtttcaagaagaaaatttttggtGAAAGGCCAAGGAGTGAAGTTTGGGAGTGGTGAGGTTGATCGAGCAAAGACCTCCATCACATTGGAAGAGGCTTGA